In a single window of the Streptomyces sp. NBC_00285 genome:
- a CDS encoding Na+/H+ antiporter, protein MDQLALLFVLLLGALISVPVGDRFGLPAPVLMTLLGIVLAVLDFVPNVEIPPELILPILLPPLLYAAVRRTSWRQFAANRRPIFLLAVALVFVTTLCVAVVAHSIVPGLPIAAAVALGALVAPPDPVAATAVAGQLGLPRRLVSILEGEGLFNDVTAIVLYHVAVAAAVSGSFKPGEAVFELVLSAVVAVAVGLALGWGANKLMDLLGDATLQIGLTVLVPYASYVLAEELHGSGVLAVLTTALFIAEYATDADDVMTRLAGHTFWSIVDTLVTGVAFGLIGLELHNAIRTASGRWGEMLGWAAAIVAVVVFVRLLWLLPASWLARRLHAKRDIDEEIPMGWRETVVMWWSGMRGVASVALALAIPLETDSGAGFPDRDEIVFIAFGVIMATLVLQGLTLPWLVKRLGVRADSEREMEFEKVLAVRAAKAAKKRLREIESVEELPEELSEQMLRRAFEIGVRISPEMGDEERREARRRLKRMRRIQAEMLSAARHEVLAARSEPGADPEIVDRVLRHLDVRSMR, encoded by the coding sequence GTGGATCAGTTGGCCCTGTTGTTCGTGTTGTTGCTGGGGGCTCTGATCAGTGTCCCGGTGGGGGACCGGTTCGGGTTGCCGGCGCCGGTTCTGATGACCTTGCTCGGCATAGTGCTCGCGGTGCTGGACTTCGTGCCCAATGTCGAGATCCCTCCCGAGCTGATCCTGCCCATCCTGTTGCCGCCGTTGCTGTACGCGGCGGTGCGGCGGACCTCTTGGCGTCAGTTCGCGGCCAACAGGCGGCCGATCTTCCTGCTCGCCGTCGCGCTCGTGTTCGTCACGACCCTGTGCGTGGCGGTCGTAGCCCACTCGATCGTGCCCGGGCTGCCGATCGCCGCCGCCGTCGCGCTCGGTGCGCTGGTCGCACCGCCCGACCCGGTCGCCGCGACCGCGGTCGCCGGGCAACTCGGGCTGCCGCGCAGGCTGGTGTCCATCCTGGAGGGCGAGGGGCTCTTCAACGACGTGACGGCGATCGTGCTCTACCACGTGGCCGTCGCCGCCGCCGTGAGCGGCTCGTTCAAGCCCGGGGAGGCTGTGTTCGAACTGGTGCTCTCCGCGGTGGTCGCCGTCGCCGTGGGGCTCGCGCTGGGCTGGGGCGCCAACAAGCTGATGGACCTGCTGGGGGACGCCACCCTCCAGATCGGGCTGACGGTCCTCGTGCCGTACGCCTCTTATGTGCTCGCCGAGGAGCTCCACGGGTCCGGTGTGCTCGCGGTGCTGACCACCGCCCTGTTCATCGCCGAGTACGCCACCGACGCCGACGACGTGATGACCCGGCTCGCCGGGCACACCTTCTGGTCCATCGTCGACACACTCGTGACCGGCGTCGCCTTCGGGCTCATCGGACTCGAACTGCACAATGCGATCCGGACCGCGTCCGGACGCTGGGGCGAGATGCTCGGCTGGGCCGCGGCGATCGTGGCCGTGGTGGTGTTCGTACGGCTGCTGTGGCTGTTGCCGGCCTCCTGGCTCGCCAGGCGGCTGCACGCCAAGCGGGACATCGACGAGGAGATCCCGATGGGCTGGCGGGAGACCGTCGTCATGTGGTGGTCCGGGATGCGCGGCGTGGCGTCCGTGGCGCTGGCGCTGGCCATTCCGCTGGAGACCGACTCCGGGGCGGGGTTCCCCGATCGGGACGAGATCGTGTTCATCGCGTTCGGGGTGATCATGGCGACGCTCGTGCTGCAGGGGCTGACGCTGCCGTGGCTGGTGAAGCGGCTGGGGGTGCGGGCGGACAGCGAGCGGGAGATGGAGTTCGAGAAGGTCCTCGCCGTTCGCGCGGCGAAAGCGGCCAAGAAGCGGCTGCGGGAGATCGAGAGCGTGGAGGAACTGCCGGAGGAACTGTCCGAGCAGATGCTGCGGCGGGCGTTCGAGATCGGGGTGCGGATCTCCCCCGAGATGGGGGACGAGGAGCGGCGCGAGGCCCGGCGGCGGCTCAAGCGGATGCGGCGGATCCAGGCGGAGATGCTGAGCGCGGCGCGGCACGAGGTGCTGGCGGCGCGCAGTGAGCCGGGGGCCGACCCCGAGATCGTGGACCGGGTGCTGCGGCATCTGGACGTCCGCAGCATGCGGTGA
- a CDS encoding SDR family NAD(P)-dependent oxidoreductase gives MARNVVISGGGTGIGRAAAQVFTAEGDRVLLLGRRAEVLEKAGVPGALTYAADLGDVDAVRGVVAFVEREFGTVDVLIHGAGGTGQLEPPVESADPLDAVVHNWTVNFRLNLLTAALLTEGLKDRLASPGGRVLFVSSIAAYRGSGNGAYGAAKAGLHPYAHDLARELGPRGITANVVAPGYIEDTEFFGAAIDPARRERLIGDTSTGRAGTPEDVAATLRWLASPGAGHVTSQVVQVNGGAERGH, from the coding sequence ATGGCTCGCAATGTAGTGATCAGCGGTGGCGGTACGGGAATCGGACGCGCGGCGGCGCAGGTGTTCACCGCGGAGGGGGACCGGGTGCTGCTGTTGGGGCGGCGCGCCGAGGTGCTGGAGAAGGCCGGGGTGCCCGGGGCGCTGACGTACGCCGCCGATCTGGGCGACGTCGACGCGGTGCGCGGGGTCGTCGCTTTCGTTGAACGGGAGTTCGGGACCGTGGACGTGCTGATCCACGGCGCCGGGGGCACCGGGCAGCTCGAACCGCCCGTGGAGAGCGCCGATCCGCTCGACGCCGTCGTGCACAACTGGACCGTGAACTTCCGGCTCAATCTGCTGACCGCGGCGCTGCTCACGGAGGGGTTGAAGGACCGGCTCGCCTCACCGGGCGGGCGGGTGCTGTTCGTGAGTTCCATCGCCGCGTACCGAGGCTCCGGGAACGGGGCGTACGGGGCGGCCAAGGCGGGGCTGCATCCGTACGCCCATGATCTCGCCCGGGAGTTGGGGCCGCGGGGGATCACCGCGAACGTGGTGGCGCCCGGGTACATCGAGGACACGGAGTTCTTCGGCGCGGCCATCGACCCCGCCCGGCGGGAACGGCTCATCGGTGACACGTCGACGGGGCGGGCGGGGACGCCCGAGGATGTCGCCGCCACCCTGCGGTGGCTGGCCTCACCGGGGGCCGGGCATGTGACGTCGCAGGTCGTGCAGGTCAACGGTGGGGCCGAGCGGGGGCATTGA
- a CDS encoding dienelactone hydrolase family protein has translation MNIMLFHSTYGLGPAVRQAADRLREAGHEVWTPDLFEGRTFETVEEGMAFNESIGKDELLKRAVLAAAPYSERGLVYAGFSLGASVAQTLALGDERARGLLLLHGTSDISPNATVDDLPVQLHVAEPDPFETDDWLSAWYLQMGRTGADVEVYRYAGAGHLYTDPDLPDYDEEAAEATWRVALGFLGTL, from the coding sequence ATGAACATCATGCTCTTTCACTCGACCTACGGCCTTGGGCCCGCCGTCCGTCAGGCCGCCGACCGGCTGCGGGAGGCCGGGCACGAGGTGTGGACGCCGGACCTCTTCGAGGGGCGCACGTTCGAGACGGTCGAGGAGGGCATGGCCTTCAACGAGAGCATCGGCAAGGACGAACTGCTCAAGCGGGCCGTCCTGGCCGCCGCGCCCTATTCCGAGCGCGGCCTGGTCTACGCCGGCTTCTCGCTCGGCGCCTCGGTCGCACAGACCCTCGCCCTCGGCGATGAGCGGGCCCGCGGCCTGCTGCTCCTGCACGGCACGTCGGACATCTCGCCGAACGCGACCGTGGACGACCTTCCGGTCCAGCTGCACGTGGCCGAGCCGGACCCCTTCGAGACCGACGACTGGCTGAGCGCCTGGTATCTCCAGATGGGCCGCACCGGCGCCGACGTGGAGGTCTACAGATACGCGGGCGCCGGCCACCTCTACACGGACCCGGACCTCCCGGACTACGACGAGGAGGCCGCCGAGGCCACCTGGCGGGTGGCACTCGGCTTCCTCGGCACGCTGTGA
- a CDS encoding RluA family pseudouridine synthase, translating into MSTVPDIRTLPVPDGLEGERVDAVISRMFGFSRTKAAELAASGKVTVDGSVVGKSERVHGGAWLEVEMPQAAAPVQIVAEPVEGMEIVHDDDDIVVIVKPVGVAAHPSPGWTGTTVIGGLAAAGYRISTSGAAERQGIVHRLDVGTSGLMVVAKSERAYTSLKRQFKERTVDKRYHTLVQGHPDPTSGTIDAPIGRHPNHDYKWAVTAEGKPSVTHYDLIEAFRAASLLDVKLETGRTHQIRVHMAAHRHPCVGDLTYGADPTLAKRLRLTRQWLHAVRLGFEHPGDGEWAEFASEYPEDLQQALALVREETYG; encoded by the coding sequence GTGAGCACCGTTCCCGATATCCGTACCCTGCCCGTGCCCGACGGCCTGGAGGGCGAGCGCGTCGACGCCGTCATCTCCCGCATGTTCGGCTTCTCCCGCACCAAGGCCGCGGAGCTCGCCGCCTCGGGGAAGGTCACGGTCGACGGGTCGGTGGTCGGGAAGTCGGAGCGGGTGCACGGCGGGGCCTGGCTCGAAGTGGAGATGCCGCAGGCGGCCGCGCCCGTGCAGATCGTCGCCGAGCCGGTCGAGGGCATGGAGATCGTGCACGACGACGACGACATCGTCGTGATCGTCAAGCCGGTCGGCGTGGCCGCGCACCCCTCGCCCGGCTGGACCGGGACGACCGTGATCGGCGGGCTCGCCGCCGCCGGGTACCGCATCTCGACCTCGGGTGCCGCCGAGCGGCAGGGCATCGTGCACCGGCTCGACGTGGGCACCTCGGGTCTGATGGTCGTGGCCAAGTCGGAGCGGGCGTACACCTCGCTCAAGCGGCAGTTCAAGGAGCGCACGGTCGACAAGCGCTACCACACGCTGGTCCAGGGCCATCCGGACCCGACCAGCGGCACCATCGACGCGCCCATCGGCCGCCACCCCAACCACGACTACAAGTGGGCGGTCACCGCCGAGGGCAAGCCCTCCGTGACGCACTACGACCTCATCGAGGCGTTCCGTGCGGCCTCCCTGCTCGACGTGAAGCTGGAGACCGGGCGCACCCACCAGATCCGCGTGCACATGGCGGCCCACCGCCATCCCTGCGTCGGCGACCTGACGTACGGCGCCGACCCGACGCTCGCCAAGCGGCTGCGGCTGACCCGGCAGTGGCTGCACGCCGTGCGGCTCGGCTTCGAGCACCCCGGGGACGGGGAGTGGGCGGAGTTCGCGAGCGAGTACCCGGAGGATCTGCAGCAGGCCCTGGCCCTGGTGCGTGAGGAGACCTACGGGTGA
- a CDS encoding thioredoxin domain-containing protein encodes MSKRNSQQAKTAARERLRVERERQAKRDKVKRQVIVACSIVGVLAIAGGISYAVVQGNKPSYWEEAKNDKLVKPANSTGTNGTTVVMGKSTAKKTLVMYEDPRCPVCAQFEQTVGTTVKKDFDAGKFKIQFVGASFLDGNLGGEGSKNGLSALGAALNVSPEAFQEYKTAMYSTKWHPAEDGPDKFKDDAYLIKIAQTVPELKDNKAFQNAVKKGTYDKWALVMSEKFNKDGVTGTPTLKMDGKTLTGSDGKSAPMTVADFTTALDAALKA; translated from the coding sequence ATGAGCAAGCGGAACAGCCAGCAGGCGAAGACCGCCGCCCGCGAGCGGCTGCGCGTCGAACGCGAGCGCCAGGCCAAGCGCGACAAGGTCAAGCGGCAGGTCATCGTCGCCTGCTCCATAGTCGGCGTCCTGGCGATAGCCGGCGGCATCAGCTACGCGGTCGTCCAGGGCAACAAACCCAGCTACTGGGAAGAGGCCAAGAACGACAAGCTCGTCAAGCCGGCCAACAGCACGGGCACCAACGGCACGACGGTCGTCATGGGCAAGAGCACGGCCAAGAAGACCCTGGTCATGTACGAGGACCCGCGCTGCCCGGTCTGCGCCCAGTTCGAGCAGACCGTCGGCACGACGGTGAAGAAGGACTTCGACGCGGGCAAGTTCAAGATCCAGTTCGTCGGCGCGAGCTTCCTCGACGGCAACCTCGGCGGCGAGGGCTCCAAGAACGGGCTCAGCGCCCTCGGTGCCGCGCTGAACGTCAGCCCCGAGGCGTTCCAGGAGTACAAGACCGCGATGTACTCCACGAAGTGGCACCCCGCCGAGGACGGCCCCGACAAGTTCAAGGACGACGCCTACCTCATCAAGATCGCGCAGACCGTCCCGGAACTGAAGGACAACAAGGCCTTCCAGAACGCAGTGAAGAAGGGCACCTACGACAAGTGGGCCCTGGTCATGTCCGAGAAGTTCAACAAGGACGGCGTGACGGGCACCCCGACCCTGAAGATGGACGGCAAGACGCTGACCGGCTCCGACGGCAAGAGCGCGCCGATGACGGTCGCCGACTTCACCACGGCGCTCGACGCGGCCCTGAAGGCCTGA
- a CDS encoding GNAT family N-acetyltransferase: protein MSTRAYAVRVAEDLADREACFAVRKEVFVGEQGVPEDLEYDAYDAVAVHVLAVREDGEPIGAGRLLYGEAAAGKTGGDMTVGSLGRLAVTSAARGLGVGATLVRAVEDAARARGLAAVDLHAQTHALGFYERLGYVAYGPEYPEAGMAHRAMRRVL from the coding sequence GTGAGCACGCGCGCGTACGCGGTCCGGGTCGCCGAGGATCTTGCCGACCGTGAGGCCTGCTTCGCGGTGCGCAAGGAGGTCTTCGTCGGCGAGCAGGGCGTGCCCGAGGATCTCGAGTACGACGCCTACGACGCCGTAGCGGTCCATGTGCTGGCCGTGCGGGAGGACGGTGAGCCGATCGGGGCCGGGCGGCTGCTGTACGGCGAGGCGGCGGCCGGGAAGACCGGCGGCGACATGACCGTGGGGTCGCTGGGGCGGCTCGCGGTGACATCGGCGGCGCGCGGACTCGGAGTGGGCGCGACGCTGGTGCGGGCCGTCGAGGACGCGGCACGCGCGCGTGGGCTGGCGGCTGTGGATCTGCATGCGCAGACGCACGCGCTGGGGTTCTACGAACGGCTGGGGTACGTGGCGTACGGGCCGGAGTACCCGGAGGCGGGGATGGCGCACAGGGCCATGCGGCGCGTTCTCTGA
- a CDS encoding mechanosensitive ion channel family protein → MVNVLRPLIVIGGSVLLTLLIGWATDRLLRKADARHSETPMWGLLRRGRIPYQLVLCAAMLRGSYDEARVLERHSAGIGQTLTLVLIGATAWLVIRIAAAIVESTYTRYARAHHDAARVRRVRTQVTLIMRVVAATVGVVAVAAMLLTFPAMRAAGASLLASAGILGIVAGVAAQSTLSNMFAGLQIAFGDMVRIGDTVVVDGEWGTVEEITLTFLTVRTWDERRITMPVSYFTSKPFENWSRGTPQMTGTVFWHVDHTAPVELMRERLRDILRECPSWDGRDYGLAVTDTTPNTMQVRALVTAKDADDIWTVRVTVREQMVRWLTDHHPYALPRVNTADATLAPGLRNSRNGEAPRRAHEPPRTGRG, encoded by the coding sequence ATGGTGAACGTACTCCGCCCACTGATCGTGATCGGCGGCTCGGTGCTGCTCACACTGCTGATCGGCTGGGCCACCGACCGTCTCTTGCGCAAGGCCGACGCACGGCACAGCGAGACCCCGATGTGGGGTCTGCTGCGCCGCGGCCGCATCCCCTACCAGCTCGTCCTGTGCGCGGCCATGCTGAGAGGGTCGTACGACGAGGCCCGGGTCCTTGAGCGGCACAGCGCCGGCATCGGCCAGACGCTGACGCTCGTCCTGATCGGGGCGACCGCCTGGCTGGTGATCCGGATCGCCGCCGCGATCGTGGAGTCGACGTACACCCGCTACGCGCGCGCCCATCACGACGCCGCGCGGGTCCGCCGAGTGCGCACCCAGGTCACGCTGATCATGCGGGTGGTCGCCGCCACCGTCGGCGTGGTGGCCGTGGCCGCGATGCTGCTGACGTTCCCCGCGATGCGCGCGGCCGGTGCCTCACTGTTGGCCTCGGCCGGAATCCTCGGCATCGTCGCCGGTGTCGCCGCCCAGTCGACGCTCAGCAACATGTTCGCGGGCCTGCAGATCGCCTTCGGCGACATGGTGCGCATAGGCGACACGGTGGTGGTGGACGGCGAGTGGGGCACCGTCGAGGAGATCACCCTGACCTTCCTGACCGTGCGGACCTGGGACGAGCGCCGGATCACCATGCCGGTGTCGTACTTCACCTCGAAGCCCTTCGAGAACTGGTCCCGCGGCACCCCGCAGATGACCGGCACCGTGTTCTGGCACGTCGACCACACGGCCCCCGTGGAGCTGATGCGCGAGCGGCTGCGGGACATCCTGCGCGAGTGCCCCTCCTGGGACGGCCGCGACTACGGCCTGGCCGTCACCGACACCACCCCGAACACCATGCAGGTACGGGCCCTGGTGACCGCCAAGGACGCCGACGACATCTGGACGGTACGGGTCACGGTCCGCGAGCAGATGGTCCGCTGGCTGACGGACCACCATCCGTACGCGTTGCCCCGGGTCAACACGGCGGACGCGACACTGGCACCGGGACTCCGCAACTCACGCAACGGCGAGGCACCCCGCCGGGCCCACGAGCCGCCTCGAACAGGACGCGGCTGA
- a CDS encoding DUF2252 domain-containing protein — translation MSVPQLNDEHRGEEILAVFDTAFGELLAADPAAFRVKFRKMAASAFAFYRGSAGLFYHDLDAEKRGGPYLDERTSRVWIHGDLHAENFGTYMDSNGRLIFNVNDFDEAYVGPFTWDLKRFAASVALIGYAKALGDEQISELVRVYAGAYRERIHALATGAKSDEVPPFTLDTAEGPLLDALRDARSLTRFGLLESMTEIRDFERRFAGGGGSIELDAATRYKVLAAFDGYLETLPETSLARPDSYRVKDVVGRRGIGIGSAGLPSYNILLEGHSDALENDVVIYIKQAQTPAVSRHITDPAIRDYFQHEGHRTVISQRALQQHADPWLGWTELSGAGQLVAEISPYAVDLDWGDIDDPEEIAAVVADLGRATATMHGAADDQSGESLVPFSTERAIDAAIAADEESFAGLLVDFAHSYGARARADHQTFVDLFRNGRIPGL, via the coding sequence ATGTCGGTACCGCAGCTCAACGACGAGCACCGCGGCGAGGAGATCCTTGCCGTCTTCGACACCGCTTTCGGCGAGCTCCTGGCCGCCGACCCGGCCGCGTTCCGGGTGAAGTTCCGCAAGATGGCCGCCTCGGCGTTCGCGTTCTACCGGGGCAGCGCCGGGCTCTTCTACCACGACCTGGACGCCGAGAAGCGGGGCGGCCCGTACCTCGACGAGCGCACCTCGCGCGTGTGGATCCACGGCGACCTGCACGCGGAGAACTTCGGCACGTACATGGACTCCAACGGCCGGCTGATCTTCAACGTCAACGACTTCGACGAGGCCTACGTCGGCCCCTTCACCTGGGACCTCAAGCGGTTCGCCGCCTCCGTCGCGCTGATCGGGTACGCCAAGGCGCTCGGCGACGAGCAGATCAGCGAGCTGGTGCGGGTGTACGCGGGCGCGTACCGCGAGCGGATCCACGCCCTGGCCACCGGCGCCAAGAGCGACGAGGTGCCGCCCTTCACCCTGGACACCGCCGAGGGCCCCCTTCTGGACGCGCTGCGCGACGCCCGCTCCCTGACCCGCTTCGGCCTGCTGGAGTCGATGACGGAGATCCGTGACTTCGAGCGCCGCTTCGCGGGCGGCGGCGGCTCCATCGAGCTGGACGCGGCCACCCGCTACAAGGTCCTCGCGGCGTTCGACGGCTATCTGGAGACCCTGCCGGAGACCTCCCTGGCCCGCCCGGACTCCTATCGCGTCAAGGACGTCGTCGGCCGCCGGGGCATCGGCATCGGCTCGGCCGGGCTGCCGTCGTACAACATCCTCCTGGAGGGCCACAGCGACGCCCTGGAGAACGACGTCGTGATCTACATCAAGCAGGCCCAGACCCCGGCCGTCTCCCGGCACATCACCGACCCGGCGATCCGGGACTACTTCCAGCACGAGGGCCACCGCACGGTGATCTCCCAGCGCGCCCTCCAGCAGCACGCCGACCCGTGGCTGGGCTGGACCGAGCTGAGCGGGGCCGGCCAGCTGGTCGCCGAGATCTCGCCGTACGCCGTGGACCTGGACTGGGGCGACATCGACGACCCCGAGGAGATCGCGGCGGTCGTCGCCGACCTCGGCCGGGCCACCGCCACCATGCACGGGGCGGCGGACGACCAGTCCGGCGAGTCCCTGGTGCCGTTCTCCACGGAGCGGGCCATCGACGCCGCGATCGCGGCCGACGAGGAGAGCTTCGCGGGTCTCCTCGTCGACTTCGCGCACAGCTACGGCGCACGCGCGCGTGCCGACCACCAGACCTTCGTGGACCTGTTCCGCAACGGCCGCATTCCTGGTCTGTGA
- the lspA gene encoding signal peptidase II, translated as MTEAERIIGTPDTPEAAGAEPEQDQTARPRGRRRIAVLFTVAAFAYALDLISKMIVVAKLEHHEPIEVIGDWLRLEAIRNAGAAFGFGEAFTVIFTVIAAAVIVVIARLARKLYSLPWAFALGLLLGGALGNLTDRLFRSPGVFEGAVVDFIAPKHFAVFNLADSAIVCGGILIVLLSFKGLDPDGTVHKD; from the coding sequence GTGACAGAGGCGGAGCGCATCATCGGTACGCCGGATACCCCAGAGGCGGCGGGGGCCGAGCCGGAGCAGGACCAGACGGCGCGGCCCAGGGGCAGGCGCCGTATCGCCGTGCTGTTCACGGTGGCCGCCTTCGCGTACGCCCTCGACCTGATCAGCAAGATGATCGTGGTCGCCAAACTGGAGCACCACGAGCCGATCGAGGTCATCGGGGACTGGCTGAGGCTGGAGGCGATCCGCAACGCGGGCGCCGCCTTCGGTTTCGGCGAGGCCTTCACGGTGATCTTCACGGTGATCGCGGCCGCCGTGATCGTGGTCATCGCCCGGCTCGCCCGCAAGCTCTACAGCCTGCCCTGGGCGTTTGCGCTCGGCCTGCTGCTCGGCGGCGCGCTCGGCAACCTCACCGACCGGCTCTTCCGCTCGCCCGGCGTGTTCGAGGGCGCGGTCGTCGACTTCATCGCGCCCAAGCACTTCGCGGTCTTCAATCTCGCCGACTCGGCGATCGTGTGCGGCGGCATCCTGATCGTGCTGTTGTCGTTCAAGGGGCTGGACCCCGACGGCACCGTCCACAAGGACTGA
- a CDS encoding alkaline phosphatase D family protein has product MTSRYRSNVPANSLNPRRRTVVKAAAATAVLAAPLAAALPARAADAPVFLHGVASGDPLPDGILLWTRVTPATDAVPGSGLGPDTEVSWTVAKDKAFRAVVAKGSLTATAASDHTVKADIRGLTPSTDYWFRFSAGGTDSPAARTRTAPAADASVTGLRFGVVSCANWEAGYFSSYRHLAARGDLDAWLHLGDYIYEYGTGDYGTRDTVVRQHAPTHEILTLADYRTRHGKYKTDADLQALHAAAPVVAIWDDHEFANDAWSGGAENHTEGAEGTWTARQAAAKQAYFEWMPVRPAIAGTTYRRLRFGKLVDLSLLDLRSFRSQQVAVGNGSVDDPDRTITGRAQLDWLKAGLKSSDTTWRLVGNSVMISPFAIGSLSADLLKPLAELLGLPKEGLGLNTDQWDGYTDDRRELLAHLRANAIRNTVFLTGDIHMAWANDVPVDAGTYPLSASAATEFVVTSVTSDNLDDLVKVPEGTVTALAAPIIQLANRHVHWVDTDRHGYGVLDITADRAQMDYYVLSDKTKADATSSWARSYRTRTGTQKVERTYTPV; this is encoded by the coding sequence GTGACCAGTCGATACAGATCGAACGTGCCCGCCAACTCCCTCAACCCGCGCCGCCGTACGGTCGTCAAGGCCGCGGCGGCCACGGCCGTCCTGGCCGCCCCGCTCGCCGCCGCCCTGCCGGCCCGCGCGGCCGACGCCCCCGTCTTCCTGCACGGCGTCGCCTCCGGAGACCCGCTCCCGGACGGCATCCTGCTGTGGACCCGGGTGACCCCGGCCACCGACGCCGTCCCCGGTTCCGGGCTCGGCCCGGACACCGAGGTCAGCTGGACCGTCGCCAAGGACAAGGCCTTCCGGGCCGTCGTCGCCAAGGGCTCCCTGACCGCGACCGCCGCCTCCGACCACACCGTCAAGGCGGACATCCGAGGCCTCACGCCCTCGACCGACTACTGGTTCCGCTTCTCGGCCGGCGGCACCGACTCCCCGGCGGCGCGCACCCGCACCGCGCCGGCGGCGGACGCGTCCGTCACGGGCCTCCGCTTCGGCGTGGTCTCCTGCGCCAACTGGGAGGCCGGCTACTTCTCGTCGTACCGCCATCTCGCGGCCCGCGGCGACCTGGACGCCTGGCTGCACCTCGGCGACTACATCTACGAGTACGGCACCGGCGACTACGGGACCCGGGACACCGTCGTACGGCAGCACGCGCCGACCCACGAGATCCTCACCCTCGCCGACTACCGGACCCGGCACGGGAAGTACAAGACCGACGCCGACCTCCAGGCCCTGCACGCGGCCGCCCCCGTCGTCGCGATCTGGGACGACCACGAGTTCGCCAACGACGCCTGGTCGGGCGGTGCCGAGAACCACACCGAGGGCGCGGAGGGCACCTGGACGGCACGTCAGGCCGCCGCCAAGCAGGCCTACTTCGAGTGGATGCCGGTGCGCCCCGCGATAGCGGGCACCACCTACCGCCGGCTGCGCTTCGGCAAGCTGGTCGACCTCTCCCTGCTCGACCTGCGGTCCTTCCGCTCCCAGCAGGTCGCCGTGGGCAACGGCTCGGTCGACGACCCCGACCGTACGATCACGGGCCGCGCCCAACTGGACTGGCTCAAGGCGGGGCTGAAGTCCTCCGACACGACCTGGCGGCTGGTCGGCAACTCCGTGATGATCTCGCCGTTCGCGATCGGCTCGCTCTCGGCGGACCTGCTGAAGCCGCTGGCCGAGCTCCTCGGCCTGCCGAAGGAGGGCCTCGGCCTCAACACCGACCAGTGGGACGGCTACACGGACGACCGCCGTGAACTCCTCGCCCACCTGCGCGCGAACGCGATCCGCAACACCGTCTTCCTGACCGGCGACATCCACATGGCGTGGGCCAACGACGTGCCCGTGGACGCCGGCACCTACCCGCTGTCGGCCTCGGCCGCCACGGAGTTCGTCGTCACCTCGGTGACCTCCGACAACCTCGACGACCTGGTGAAGGTCCCCGAGGGCACGGTCACCGCGCTCGCCGCGCCGATCATCCAGCTCGCCAACCGGCACGTCCACTGGGTCGACACCGACCGCCACGGCTACGGCGTCCTGGACATCACCGCCGACCGGGCGCAGATGGACTACTACGTCCTGTCCGACAAGACGAAGGCCGACGCGACCTCGTCCTGGGCGCGGTCCTACCGCACGCGGACCGGCACGCAGAAGGTCGAGCGGACGTACACGCCGGTCTAG